Proteins co-encoded in one Pseudophryne corroboree isolate aPseCor3 chromosome 1, aPseCor3.hap2, whole genome shotgun sequence genomic window:
- the GAR1 gene encoding H/ACA ribonucleoprotein complex subunit 1, whose protein sequence is MSFRGRGGFNRGGGGGGGGSWGGGRGGGGGGSWGGGRGGGGRGGGGRGGFGRGGFGGGGRGGFNRGGYDQGPPEYVIEVGEFMHPCEDDLVCRCITEERKVPYFNAPIYLENKEQIGKIDEIFGQLRDFYFSVKLSDNMKASSFKKLQKFYIDPAKLLPLQRFLPRPPGEKGPPRGGRGGGRGFGRGRGGGRGGGGRGGGGFRGGRGGFGGGGGFRGGRGGGGGRGFRGGR, encoded by the exons ATGTCCTTCCGTGGCAGAGGAGGCTTTAATCGTGGAGGTGGTGGTGGCGGCGGTGGCAGCTGGGGTGGAGGACGTGGCGGAGGTGGCGGTGGCAGCTGGGGAGGAGGCCGTGGTGGAGGAGGAAGAGGCGGAGGCGGCCGTGGTGGATTTGGAAGAGGTGGCTTTGGAGGTGGAGGACGTGGAGGTTTTAACAGAGGAGGCTATGATCAAGGACCTCCGGAGTATGTTATTG AGGTTGGAGAGTTCATGCATCCGTGTGAAGATGATTTAGTATGTAGATGCATCACCGAAGAACGCAAAGTACCTTATTTCAACGCCCCCATTTATCTAGAAAACAAAGAGCAGATTGGAAAAATAGATGAAATATTTGGGCAACTGAGAGACTTT TATTTTTCTGTTAAGCTGTCTGACAATATGAAAGCATCTTCATTTAAGAAGTTACAGAAG TTTTATATAGACCCTGCAAAACTGCTACCACTCCAAAGGTTCCTCCCTCGTCCGCCTGGTGAAAAAGGACCCCCAAGGGGTGGACGTGGTGGAGGCAGAGGGTTTGGACGTGGCAGAGGAGgtggtagaggaggtggaggacgtgGTGGTG GTGGATTCAGAGGAGGACGAGGAGGATTTGGTGGAGGTGGTGGTTTTAGGGGAGGTAGAGGAGGTGGCGGTGGCCGTGGCTTCAGAG